Proteins from a single region of Chryseobacterium sp. T16E-39:
- the rfbD gene encoding dTDP-4-dehydrorhamnose reductase — protein sequence MKKIVVIGGNGQLGNCIRKIAPNFEIDYEFIFTDSQILDITDEGAVDSFFHDNKPDFCINASAYTAVDLAEKEEEKAFAVNAEGVAHLAQACHDHKTVLVHVSTDYVFDGDTNLCYSEDDFTNPIGVYGESKLKGEELAMDINPKTIILRTSWLYSEFNKNFVKTMLNLFSQKDELGIVADQYGQPTNANDLAEAIMEIITSNHKNYGIFHFSNYPETTWYEFAKKIAEFSKSSVKLNSLTTEQYPTPAKRPKRSTMCLDKIEEIYKIEPKHWENSLEECVNILLQ from the coding sequence ATGAAAAAAATAGTTGTTATTGGAGGTAATGGCCAACTGGGAAATTGCATAAGGAAAATTGCTCCCAATTTTGAAATTGATTATGAATTCATTTTTACGGATTCTCAAATTTTAGATATTACAGATGAAGGAGCGGTAGACTCTTTCTTTCATGATAATAAACCGGACTTTTGTATTAATGCATCTGCATATACTGCCGTAGACCTAGCTGAAAAAGAAGAAGAAAAAGCATTTGCTGTAAACGCGGAGGGTGTTGCTCACCTTGCCCAGGCTTGTCATGATCATAAAACTGTTTTAGTACATGTTTCTACAGATTATGTATTTGATGGAGATACAAATTTATGCTACTCTGAAGATGATTTTACCAATCCAATCGGAGTATATGGAGAATCCAAATTAAAAGGAGAAGAATTGGCTATGGATATTAATCCTAAAACAATTATTTTAAGGACTTCTTGGCTGTATTCAGAGTTTAACAAAAACTTTGTGAAAACAATGTTGAATCTGTTTTCTCAAAAAGATGAATTGGGAATTGTAGCAGACCAATATGGACAGCCAACAAATGCAAATGATCTTGCAGAAGCGATAATGGAGATCATTACATCGAATCACAAGAATTATGGGATTTTTCACTTTTCGAATTATCCGGAAACCACATGGTATGAATTTGCAAAGAAAATTGCTGAGTTCTCAAAATCTTCTGTTAAACTGAATTCATTGACTACAGAACAATATCCGACTCCCGCAAAAAGACCAAAGAGAAGTACAATGTGTTTAGATAAGATCGAAGAGATTTATAAAATCGAGCCTAAACATTGGGAAAATAGTTTGGAAGAATGTGTAAATATCCTTTTACAATAA
- a CDS encoding acyl-CoA thioesterase translates to MEKEVSTTVKVRFSDCDPIGHLNNVKYLDYMFNAREDHVEAFYGFTYEEYTKKTGCTWIAIQNEIAYLKEVRYNTQVVISSKTIDIQDRTAKVEILMKSLDEKTIHAVLWVTVIYFNVKTRKSDLHPEDIKEIFHKFYVDLEQKDFQSRVKFLRSQNTKD, encoded by the coding sequence ATGGAAAAAGAAGTATCAACCACGGTAAAGGTTAGATTCAGTGATTGCGATCCGATCGGACATTTAAATAATGTCAAATATTTGGACTATATGTTTAATGCAAGAGAAGATCACGTCGAAGCATTTTATGGTTTCACCTATGAAGAATATACAAAAAAAACGGGTTGTACCTGGATTGCAATACAAAACGAAATTGCTTATTTGAAAGAAGTAAGATACAATACTCAGGTTGTTATCAGCAGTAAGACCATCGATATTCAGGATAGAACGGCAAAAGTTGAAATCTTAATGAAAAGTCTTGATGAAAAGACGATTCATGCCGTTTTGTGGGTTACTGTAATTTATTTCAATGTTAAAACCAGAAAATCTGATCTTCATCCTGAAGATATAAAAGAAATTTTCCATAAATTCTATGTTGATTTAGAACAAAAGGATTTTCAGTCACGAGTTAAATTTTTAAGATCTCAAAACACAAAAGATTAA